CTGATCGTGACGGCTGCTCGGCAGCTTTCCTAATCTCACATTCTCTGGTTGGTGTTTGCTGAGAATTAATGTGGACTAGTGGTTCCACACAAGACTAATTGGTTTATAGTGCAGCCTGGGCAAGGCCGTGACCGTTAATGAATCAACAAAGAGTCCTGCTAATTGCTTTTATGACGTGACATTCCGGCATCACTGGGTGAGCACGCCGCCTCGTGCCACAGCCGGCACGCCACCGGGGAGTCACGTGACGCTGCAAGCCGCTTTAAAAGAACCTGCCTGGAACTGCTGGATCTCACAACTCCATCAGCACAAGAAGTGGTCCGGCCGATAtctgtccttcttccacaccaaaccggAGCAGATCCAGCAGGACTCAGCAGTGAGAAGGTACACTCCTCCGAACCACGTCCCTCCTGTCATTCCTTTCTTCGCTCGGGTTTTGTTCAGCTCttgattgttgttgctgttgtcccCAGGGATGAGGTTCCtgtgttgttccagtggcctggttcTGTCGGCCTTGGCTCTGATTCTGTTCAGTTCAGGTGCTGAATGTCAGCCCAACCGAGACCAGAACCATAATGTAGATTTGGACCTGGAGCTGAGGCACCACAGACTTCTGCAGCGCACTCGCAACGCCGACCTGATGACCCAGGTTAGACATCTGGATTCTGTGTAGACAAAGCTCGGTCTGGCTTCACCACCACAGACGACAGAAGTACTCACAACTTTATCAAGTGTGCTGAGTCATATGTAGCTTTCCAGAAGCATAGCATAGTGATTAGCGTAATATTCCAATGAGTAAACGTCATAGTATGACCAGTAAGTATTATACGATGAGTGGTAAATATCATATTTTACAGTCAGTATCACGTGACCAGTAAATATGTCATATCATATTGTGCTCACGAGATACCCTGATATAGCTTCTAAATATCATAACGTGACCGGTACATACCAGTAGGGGGCACTGTGCGTGCTGATTAAAACAGTAAATGCGTCATTTAAAAACATAGGAGCTGACTTTGTTGTTTGATgtgtctatatatacacacacacacacacacacacacacataaatatatatatgtatatatatatgtgtgtgtgtgtgtgtgtttatatacatatgtgtatatatatgtatgtgtgtgtatatacatatatatatatacacacagacacatatttatatgtgtgtgtgtgtgtgtataaatatatatgtatacatatatacgctccatatataaatatataggagTGGAGTAAGCGTGCTGTAGAGGAGCTGCTAtcccagctctccctgccagaggGCGACACTCAGCGAGAAGCAGAGGTTATTTCCATGGGGGCTGGGGAGGCACCAGAGGACTCACTGAGGATGGAGCTCGAGCGCTCAGTTGATCCCCCATACAATCTGCCCCCCCGCGAGCGCAAAGCCGGCTGCAAGAACTTCTACTGGAAAGGATTCACTTCCTGTTGAAGACCAACCAAGGTAACGTACTTCCTGTTGAAGACTTCCGCCCTCTCCTTTGTGTTTGTCCTCTGAGCCAACCGATCTGCTCtttcttttcacccccccccccctcagactgACTGTCCTGGTGTGAGACACGCCCACTCCAGACCCACCAGCGAATCGGACAGCATGTCCGCCTGCACCTGAGCGACTCCAGTAACCAATCAGCACCCGCTCGCTGGCGGCCCAAATTGTAAATGACGACATctgcgatgtgtgtgtgtttaattgatcaataaagaaacaaaaaCCACAACTTGTGTTGCTCCTCTCGTCTGTGCCACACGGGGCAGCACAGCACGGCTCACCTGGCAGACAGGGCGTGTTTAGCAGCAGGATTCaaaccccccatccccccaccccccaacccccatccccatcccccacacacacaggaatcaggagcaaactgacacacacatccaaactaacacacacacgtccaaactaacacacacgtccaaactgacacacacatccaaactaacacacacacatccaaactgacacacatatatccaaactaacacacatatgtcCTAAGTAAGATCCATATGTCCTAAGTAAgatacatatgtccaaactaacacacacatatccaaactaacacacatttgtccaaactaacacgtacacatccaaactaacacacatatatccaaactaacacacacacatccaaactaacacacatatatccaaactaacacacatatgtcCTAAGTAAGATACATATGTCCTAAGTaacacacatatgtccaaactaagacacatatgtccaaactaacacttacacatccaaactaacacacatatgtccaaagtaacacacatatgtccaaagtaacacacatatgtcCGAACTaagacacatatgtccaaactgacacacacatgtccaaattaaGACACATATgcccaaactaagacacatatgtccaaactaacacacatatgtccaaactaacacacatatgtctaaactaacacacatatgtccaaactaagacacatatgTCCTAAGTaagacacatatgtccaaactaacacacatatatccaaagtaagacatatatgtccaaactaacacacatatatgtccaaactaagacacatatgtccaaactaacacacatatgtccaaactaagacacatatgTCCTAAGtaagacacatatatccaaagtaagacACATGTGTCCAAAGTaagacatatgtccaaactaacacacatatgtccaaactaacacacatatgtccaaactaacacacatatgtcCTAAGtaagacacatatatccaaagtaagacACATGTGTCCAAAGTAAGACACATATGTCCAAAGTAAGACACATATGTCCAAAGTaagacacatatgtccaaactaagacacatatgTCCTAAGtaagacacatatatccaaagtaagacacatatgtccaaagtaagacacatatgtccaaagtaagacacatatgtccaaactaacaggTACAACCGTCAGTTCCAgcgaagttgggacgttgtgtaaaacgtgactaAAACCAGAACACAATGATGTGCAAATGCTTTGCCACCTATGTTCAGctgaacacaccacaaagacaaGATACGTGATGTCCACCCTGGTCAACTTGATTGTTCCTTGCAGATGTTCCCTCCTTCTGAGTTTGATGGCTGCAAAGCAGCTGCTCTGCCTCACGTGTCGACTGAACAGAAATGAGCATTCATGTGTTGAAACAGTTGCTGATAATGACATGAATTAGAGAGGCTGTCCTCTCTCACGtcctcatcctctcctcctctccggtCCTCTCTGTGTACTGGGAGTACTGGGAACACTGGGCAGTATACTCTGTCATTCTGGTCCAACACCTCGTCTCATCTTCTTCTGCTCTAATTGATCTTTAATGAAGACGGGAAGTGGAAAACAAATATTTGCTTTGCTGCAGGCGTGTTTAATTAACAGACAGTTGCTATGGAAACAGCATGGCACCGGATGTGAGAGTGAGGCGGAAGATGGGCCTGAGGTGGAGAGAGCTGAAGAaatgaagcgagagagagagagagacagagacagagacagagagattattataattatatatatatatatataaaaaacacttttctaaaacaatgttacaaagcgcttcacaaaaacaaaaataaaaccagataaaaccagacaaggcaggaataagagtaagatcaaataagagtaaaattaaaaacagtaaaaattaaaacaaatatccaacatttgtaaaagctttcataaaaagaaaagttttaagacgagatttaaggGGAGCTAGAGACCTGGCTCGTCTTAGCTCAGCGGGAAGAGAGGTCCCTAGTGTGGGGGCTCCAACAGCAAAAGCTCGGTcgccctttgtaaccaaccgagacctgggaataagcagcagggctccatctgcagacttaATGGTGGAGGGGGGACATACCACGTCAATACATCACACATGTAtcaaggagcaagaccatttaaagccttaaaagtgggcAGTAAAATGTTAAAATCGATCcgaaatctaacagggagccagtgtagggaggcaagcgcaGGAGGGGTCTGGTCATGCTTCCTTGTCCCTGTAACGAGCCGAGCAGCGGCTTgtagtaccaactgcagacggtggagggcgCTCTTgccgataccagaataaagtacattacagtagtcaagccgaGAAA
This DNA window, taken from Lampris incognitus isolate fLamInc1 chromosome 7, fLamInc1.hap2, whole genome shotgun sequence, encodes the following:
- the sst1.2 gene encoding somatostatin 1.2 encodes the protein MRFLCCSSGLVLSALALILFSSGAECQPNRDQNHNVDLDLELRHHRLLQRTRNADLMTQEWSKRAVEELLSQLSLPEGDTQREAEVISMGAGEAPEDSLRMELERSVDPPYNLPPRERKAGCKNFYWKGFTSC